The following coding sequences lie in one Blattabacteriaceae bacterium genomic window:
- the tsaB gene encoding tRNA (adenosine(37)-N6)-threonylcarbamoyltransferase complex dimerization subunit type 1 TsaB: protein MAIILNIETSTKNCSVSISKDGNCISLFETKNYSHSENLHVFIKKSLKEARIKFSNLNALCVSKGPGSYTGLRIGVASAKGICYVLNIPLLSIDTLTVISKEMNPSSGFLIPMIDANSKEVYTTVFDSFGKMLFPIKAIILNNNSYKEYSNKKIHIIGDGAFKALNVLKLDFEYHPNILPSAKNMGEISDILFQQKKNENILFFEPFYFKKIDH, encoded by the coding sequence ATGGCCATAATACTTAATATAGAAACTTCCACAAAAAATTGTTCTGTAAGTATTTCTAAAGACGGAAACTGCATTAGTCTTTTTGAGACTAAAAACTATTCTCATTCCGAGAATCTACATGTTTTTATCAAAAAATCTTTGAAAGAAGCAAGAATAAAATTCTCCAATTTAAACGCTCTCTGCGTTAGTAAAGGTCCTGGATCCTATACTGGTTTAAGAATAGGAGTAGCTTCAGCTAAAGGTATTTGTTACGTATTGAATATTCCTCTGCTATCAATAGATACTCTTACTGTAATTAGTAAAGAAATGAATCCTTCATCTGGGTTTTTGATCCCTATGATTGATGCTAATAGTAAAGAAGTTTATACAACCGTATTTGATTCATTTGGTAAAATGCTTTTTCCCATAAAGGCTATTATATTAAATAATAATTCTTATAAAGAATATTCCAATAAAAAAATTCATATAATAGGAGATGGAGCATTCAAAGCTTTGAATGTTTTAAAGCTGGACTTTGAATATCATCCTAATATACTCCCCTCAGCTAAGAATATGGGAGAAATCTCTGATATACTTTTTCAGCAGAAAAAAAATGAAAATATTTTATTCTTTGAACCATTTTATTTTAAAAAAATAGACCATTAA
- a CDS encoding aspartate kinase — MEIKITKFGGSSVRNAQRIKKIYRFFRKIGGKKIIITSALGKTTNFLESFIKKSFLNKNIYKVYKNHIKILYELLPKSNNFFNKIDIFFSDLKIFLKKDKLKVDFIYDQVICQGELISTKIISEYLHCIGIENIWLDVRKSISTNKIYRYGIIDCTKSFSKITRFIIDRLNFTQGFIGSDFNYFTTTLGREGSDYSSSIFASLLEAKSKIICKEVPGIINSDPWVFSNSRLLYCLSYEGSVEFSYYGASFLHTKTLVSIQKRKIKLHFLSYLMNEKLGTSVRSIKKVIAPNNLPYFFKKNHILLSFYSIDLFFIKNEYIGRIFQYISFSILRVHLMKNFSLKLTLCIEESFHFMETFFSFLKKRYKMKFYERIYFYTIKNFDIFYLGEFTCIINIIYHKIKNGIVKLAIKTY, encoded by the coding sequence TTGGAGATAAAAATTACAAAATTTGGGGGATCTTCAGTAAGAAATGCTCAAAGGATAAAAAAAATTTATAGATTTTTTAGAAAAATAGGGGGAAAAAAAATAATAATAACATCAGCTCTAGGAAAGACAACTAATTTTCTGGAAAGTTTTATAAAAAAGTCTTTTTTAAATAAAAATATTTATAAAGTATATAAAAATCATATTAAAATTTTATATGAATTATTACCAAAAAGTAATAATTTTTTTAACAAAATTGATATTTTTTTTTCTGATTTAAAAATTTTCCTAAAAAAAGATAAATTAAAGGTAGATTTCATTTATGATCAAGTTATTTGTCAAGGGGAACTAATATCTACAAAAATTATTAGCGAATATTTACATTGTATAGGTATTGAGAATATTTGGCTTGATGTTAGAAAATCTATTAGTACGAATAAAATATATAGGTATGGAATAATAGATTGTACAAAATCATTCTCTAAAATCACTAGATTTATTATAGATAGACTAAACTTTACTCAAGGCTTTATAGGTTCTGATTTTAATTATTTTACTACAACTTTGGGTAGGGAAGGATCAGATTATAGTTCATCTATTTTCGCTTCTTTACTAGAAGCGAAAAGTAAAATTATTTGTAAGGAAGTTCCAGGAATTATAAATTCGGATCCTTGGGTTTTTTCAAATTCAAGACTTTTGTATTGTCTATCCTATGAAGGATCTGTTGAATTTTCTTATTATGGAGCATCCTTTTTACATACTAAAACTTTAGTAAGTATACAAAAAAGAAAAATTAAATTACATTTTTTATCATATTTAATGAATGAAAAATTAGGAACTTCCGTAAGAAGCATAAAAAAGGTTATTGCACCAAATAATCTACCTTATTTTTTTAAGAAAAATCATATTTTATTATCATTTTACAGTATAGATCTCTTTTTCATTAAAAATGAATATATTGGAAGAATATTCCAATATATTTCTTTTTCCATTTTAAGGGTCCATTTAATGAAAAATTTTTCCTTAAAATTGACTCTTTGTATAGAAGAGAGTTTTCATTTTATGGAAACTTTTTTTAGTTTTTTAAAAAAAAGGTATAAAATGAAGTTTTATGAAAGAATATATTTCTATACAATAAAAAATTTTGATATCTTTTATCTTGGTGAGTTTACCTGTATAATAAATATAATTTATCATAAAATAAAAAATGGTATAGTTAAGTTGGCCATAAAAACATATTAA
- the clpX gene encoding ATP-dependent Clp protease ATP-binding subunit ClpX: MKREFKCGFCGRKRAEVIVLIGGVEEEGYICDHCISQASLLMKKRSFFKFKRPILHTPQYTQNNNKNLRNFMTPKDIKFYLDKHVIGQDEAKKTLSVSIYNHYKCIASYDYLEDGLDLEKSNILMIGATGTGKTLLAQSISQLLKVPFTIVDATVFTEAGYVGEDVESILTRLLQAADYDLKYAEQGIVFIDELDKIARRGDNPSITRDVSGEGVQQALLKILEGSIVHIPPQGGRKHPDQRMIPINTKKILFISGGSFDGLERIISNRLNLSRIGYQTKKKEMKNRENLLQFVLAQDIQEFGLIPELIGRFPVLVHLDPLDPSILKRILLEPNNSLIKQYQKIFSLDKRSLNFTDEALDIISEKSLEFNLGARGLRSFCEYLLRDLMFDIDGPVNLLIDKEFILNKIRPLCYLN; encoded by the coding sequence ATGAAAAGAGAGTTTAAATGTGGTTTTTGTGGCCGAAAAAGAGCAGAAGTAATTGTACTCATAGGTGGAGTAGAAGAAGAAGGGTATATCTGTGATCATTGTATATCTCAAGCTAGTCTCTTAATGAAAAAGAGATCCTTTTTCAAATTCAAAAGGCCTATACTTCATACACCTCAGTATACTCAGAATAACAATAAAAATTTAAGAAATTTTATGACTCCTAAAGATATTAAATTTTATTTAGATAAACATGTTATAGGCCAGGATGAGGCTAAAAAGACACTTTCTGTGTCGATTTACAATCACTATAAATGCATCGCATCCTATGATTATTTGGAGGATGGATTAGATTTGGAAAAATCTAATATTTTGATGATTGGGGCTACTGGAACAGGAAAGACTTTACTTGCACAAAGTATTTCCCAACTTTTAAAGGTACCTTTTACCATAGTAGATGCAACTGTCTTTACAGAAGCGGGATATGTGGGGGAAGATGTAGAAAGCATATTAACCAGATTATTACAAGCTGCAGATTACGATCTAAAATATGCAGAACAAGGAATAGTTTTTATTGACGAATTAGACAAAATAGCTAGGAGAGGAGATAACCCTTCTATTACCCGTGATGTTTCTGGGGAAGGGGTACAACAAGCTTTGCTGAAAATATTAGAAGGGTCTATTGTTCACATACCACCTCAAGGTGGTAGAAAACATCCAGATCAAAGAATGATCCCAATAAATACTAAGAAAATATTGTTTATATCAGGAGGGTCTTTCGATGGTTTAGAGAGAATAATCTCCAATAGATTGAATTTATCCAGAATAGGGTATCAAACAAAAAAAAAAGAAATGAAAAATAGAGAAAACCTTTTACAGTTTGTTCTGGCTCAGGATATTCAGGAATTTGGCTTAATTCCTGAGCTAATAGGGCGTTTTCCAGTTCTTGTTCACTTGGATCCTTTGGATCCTAGTATTCTGAAAAGGATTTTATTAGAACCCAATAACTCCTTGATTAAACAATATCAAAAGATCTTCTCTTTGGATAAAAGATCTTTAAATTTTACCGATGAAGCTTTAGATATTATTTCTGAAAAGTCTTTGGAATTTAATTTAGGCGCTAGAGGTTTGCGTTCTTTTTGCGAATATCTTTTAAGAGATCTAATGTTTGATATAGATGGTCCTGTAAATCTTTTAATTGATAAAGAGTTTATCCTCAATAAGATTCGTCCACTTTGTTACTTAAATTAA
- a CDS encoding aspartate-semialdehyde dehydrogenase → MQFISKKVDTFFIFFWYFRGTINILKMRVALVGATGIVGRVLLKIFKKISGKKVLSVASKKSFGFGEEISFKFKDTHCRILSLEEVISLNPYFSLLSAGCEISKKWALRFVEYGSFVVDNSSAWRMDPNKLLIITEINVGDISEKDKVIANPNCSTIQLLIILTPLHKRYIAHRLVISTYQSVTGTGKKSRNQLEKESLGKFVEKIYKHQIYKNVLPYCDLIKEGGCTKEEIKLIRETKKILKEDRISITATNARLPITGGHSECVTIYFKNKIYLDEILNIFSNTPGILVQNCPENCYFPMPILSKGKDEVFVGRIRRYSTNSLNLWIVADNLLKGAANNAIQIYEYLFNNQFLNEKTLKGEGVIIP, encoded by the coding sequence ATGCAATTTATCAGCAAAAAAGTAGATACATTTTTTATATTTTTTTGGTATTTTAGAGGAACTATAAATATTCTCAAAATGAGAGTAGCTTTGGTTGGAGCAACTGGAATTGTTGGACGGGTATTGCTAAAAATTTTTAAGAAAATTTCTGGAAAAAAAGTACTTTCTGTAGCTTCAAAAAAATCTTTTGGATTTGGAGAAGAAATCTCTTTTAAATTTAAAGATACCCATTGTAGAATTCTTAGCCTAGAGGAGGTTATTTCTTTAAACCCTTATTTCTCCCTATTATCCGCTGGATGTGAAATTTCCAAAAAATGGGCTCTACGTTTTGTAGAATATGGAAGTTTTGTAGTTGATAACTCTTCAGCGTGGCGTATGGATCCAAATAAGCTTCTTATAATTACAGAAATAAATGTAGGAGATATTTCAGAAAAAGACAAGGTTATTGCTAACCCAAATTGTTCAACTATCCAATTGCTAATAATTTTAACTCCTTTACACAAACGCTATATAGCCCATAGACTAGTTATCTCAACTTATCAATCTGTAACTGGAACGGGTAAAAAATCTAGGAATCAATTGGAAAAAGAATCTCTGGGAAAATTTGTGGAAAAAATATATAAACATCAAATATATAAAAATGTTTTACCTTATTGTGACCTTATAAAAGAAGGAGGATGCACTAAAGAGGAAATTAAACTAATAAGAGAGACTAAAAAAATTCTAAAAGAGGATAGGATCTCTATAACAGCTACAAATGCACGACTTCCTATTACAGGGGGACATTCTGAATGTGTAACCATTTATTTTAAAAATAAAATTTATTTAGATGAAATCCTAAATATTTTTTCAAATACTCCAGGAATTCTTGTTCAAAACTGTCCAGAAAATTGTTATTTTCCTATGCCAATTTTATCTAAAGGAAAAGATGAAGTATTTGTTGGTAGAATACGAAGATATTCTACGAATTCGTTGAATTTATGGATTGTAGCAGATAATTTGCTAAAAGGAGCTGCAAATAATGCCATACAAATTTATGAATATTTATTCAATAATCAGTTTTTAAATGAAAAAACTCTCAAAGGTGAAGGAGTTATTATCCCTTAA
- the tsaD gene encoding tRNA (adenosine(37)-N6)-threonylcarbamoyltransferase complex transferase subunit TsaD: MRETVTPIILGIESSCDETSASLCKGFRILSNEVSTQEIHKNFGGVIPELASRFHQKNIVYIIQKALSSAKISKDQLNAVSFTIGIGLIGSLFVGASFAKSLALTLNIPLIGVHHVRAHILAHFIEGVHYTPPDFPFLCLTISGGHTKIVLVKNFFKINLLGQSVDDSVGETFDKVAKLWGFPYPGGPLIDKYAIGGNPNRFSFSKPKINGLNFSFSGLKTHILFFTKKQLNIDSMFIKKNLPDLCASFQKVICDLLIEKIENAVLITKIHKVAIAGGVSENSEFRKRFFHISFQKGWESYLLPKEYTLDNAAMIALVGFLSYRKKKFSHFSMGPKK; encoded by the coding sequence ATGAGAGAAACTGTAACACCTATTATTTTGGGTATAGAATCATCTTGCGATGAAACATCAGCCTCCCTTTGTAAAGGGTTTCGGATACTTTCAAACGAAGTATCCACCCAAGAAATCCATAAAAACTTTGGTGGAGTAATACCAGAATTAGCCTCTAGATTTCACCAAAAAAATATAGTTTACATCATTCAAAAAGCTCTTTCTTCAGCAAAAATATCTAAAGATCAGTTGAATGCAGTTTCTTTTACTATAGGTATTGGTCTTATTGGGTCTTTATTTGTAGGTGCTTCTTTTGCTAAATCTTTAGCTTTGACACTAAATATACCACTAATTGGAGTGCATCATGTTAGAGCTCATATTTTAGCTCATTTTATTGAAGGGGTTCATTATACTCCTCCAGATTTTCCTTTTTTATGTTTGACTATAAGTGGAGGACATACAAAAATAGTACTTGTAAAAAATTTTTTCAAAATTAATTTGTTAGGTCAATCGGTTGATGATTCTGTGGGAGAAACTTTTGATAAAGTGGCAAAACTCTGGGGGTTTCCATATCCAGGAGGGCCTTTAATTGATAAATATGCGATTGGGGGAAATCCTAATCGTTTTTCTTTTTCAAAACCTAAGATAAATGGATTAAATTTTAGTTTCAGTGGATTGAAGACTCATATTTTATTTTTTACTAAAAAACAATTAAACATAGATTCCATGTTTATTAAAAAAAACTTACCAGATTTATGCGCTTCTTTCCAAAAAGTTATTTGTGATCTTCTAATTGAGAAAATTGAAAACGCTGTTTTGATAACAAAAATTCATAAAGTAGCTATTGCTGGAGGAGTTTCCGAAAACTCAGAATTTCGGAAACGATTTTTCCATATTTCTTTCCAAAAAGGGTGGGAAAGTTATCTTTTACCCAAAGAATATACTTTGGATAATGCAGCTATGATTGCGCTAGTTGGTTTTCTAAGTTATAGAAAAAAGAAGTTTTCCCATTTTAGTATGGGTCCTAAAAAATAG
- a CDS encoding RNA methyltransferase, whose amino-acid sequence MKKLSKVKELLSLKKKSRERSRKKLFIVEGIKEFQMALKGGYLPDKILLCREILKTRKVEFSEKITEISSAFFLKIAYRKNSGGIIAVFNQKQKLLKTLKLKDYPLILVLESIENPGNIGAIFRTANAVSVDAIALCNPKTDTFNPNIIRSSLGSIFTTNFFVETSYRLISFLRKKKIKIFSTVLQQKYFNIYKVYFRDGLALVIGNEAEGLSKIWMEISEKLIKIPMNVNVDSLNVSNVAAIVLFEILRQRSF is encoded by the coding sequence ATGAAAAAACTCTCAAAGGTGAAGGAGTTATTATCCCTTAAAAAAAAAAGTAGAGAAAGGAGTAGAAAAAAATTATTTATTGTTGAAGGAATTAAGGAGTTTCAAATGGCCTTGAAAGGAGGATATCTTCCAGATAAAATTCTTCTTTGCAGAGAAATACTTAAAACAAGAAAAGTAGAATTTTCTGAAAAAATTACAGAAATTAGTTCAGCATTTTTTTTAAAGATTGCTTACAGAAAGAATAGTGGAGGAATTATTGCAGTTTTTAACCAAAAACAAAAGCTTTTAAAAACTCTTAAGTTGAAAGATTATCCTTTAATTCTAGTTCTAGAAAGTATTGAGAATCCAGGAAATATTGGAGCAATATTTCGTACTGCTAATGCTGTATCTGTTGATGCTATTGCTCTTTGTAATCCAAAAACAGATACGTTTAATCCTAACATTATTCGCTCAAGTTTAGGTAGTATTTTTACTACAAATTTTTTTGTTGAAACTTCTTATAGGCTAATATCCTTTTTAAGAAAAAAAAAAATAAAAATTTTTTCTACAGTTTTGCAACAAAAATACTTTAACATTTATAAAGTTTATTTTAGAGATGGACTAGCTCTAGTAATAGGCAATGAAGCAGAAGGTCTATCTAAAATATGGATGGAAATTTCCGAAAAGCTTATAAAAATTCCAATGAATGTAAATGTGGATTCTCTGAATGTAAGTAATGTAGCAGCTATAGTTCTTTTTGAAATTCTTCGACAACGTTCATTCTAA
- a CDS encoding ATP-dependent Clp protease proteolytic subunit: MDFKKYAIKNKGISSLSLHYYEDSLKSFYESSITPYITEERKLNVAQIDVFSRLMMDRILFLGTYINDQVANIIQAQLLFLQSVNNKEIRIYINSPGGSVYSGLGIYDTMQMVSPDIATICTGMSASMAAVLLCAGTKGKRAGLKHSRIMLHQPIGGVYGPASDVEISLREINNIKREIYEIIAHHSKQSFEKVEKDSDRDFWMTSEEALKYGIIDEVLGAE, encoded by the coding sequence GTGGATTTTAAAAAATATGCTATCAAGAATAAGGGCATTAGCAGCTTGTCCTTACATTATTATGAGGATTCTTTAAAATCTTTTTATGAATCTTCTATAACACCTTATATTACTGAAGAACGTAAATTAAATGTTGCTCAAATAGATGTTTTTTCCAGGTTAATGATGGATAGAATCTTATTTCTAGGGACTTATATAAATGATCAAGTAGCTAATATTATTCAAGCCCAGTTATTATTTTTGCAATCAGTTAATAATAAGGAAATTCGGATTTATATTAATTCTCCTGGAGGATCCGTTTATTCTGGATTGGGTATTTACGATACAATGCAAATGGTTTCACCTGATATTGCCACAATTTGTACAGGAATGTCGGCTTCTATGGCAGCAGTATTGCTTTGTGCAGGCACAAAGGGAAAAAGAGCAGGATTAAAGCATTCCAGGATAATGCTACATCAGCCTATAGGTGGAGTATATGGCCCAGCTTCTGATGTTGAGATTTCATTGCGTGAAATCAATAATATAAAAAGGGAAATATATGAAATTATCGCGCATCATAGCAAACAATCTTTTGAGAAAGTTGAAAAAGATTCTGATAGAGATTTTTGGATGACTTCTGAAGAAGCTTTGAAATATGGAATTATTGATGAAGTATTAGGGGCAGAATAA
- the mutS gene encoding DNA mismatch repair protein MutS yields MKTNEDKNTPLLKQYYAIKSRYTDALLLFRVGDFYEALAEDAIKCSQILNIALTKRSNIDLAGFPYHSIDSYLPKLVRAGFRVAICDQLEESQSNSLLKRDVTELVTPSLALNDQIFDSRTNNFLISLFWEREKGGAALLDISSGEFFLLENSTKHLNDLVKRFQPNEIIYPKKFKNIFNIVFGVEYRNYAMFDWVFEYNAAYEKLTRLFQIKSLKGFGIENLSLGISAAGAVLQYLSDTHHHCLEHISSINQMEEEKHIWLDDFTLRNLEIVKSLNDKGLSLIDILDKTVSTTGARLLKRWILFPLKNISKIEERHNAVFEFLDKKNISSRIFDQLKRISDVERLTFKISSKRISPREVIVLHKSLVAISTIKKIFSNEKSSVFKILAEKLHSWNGVNDIIMKTLSSDPPYQINKGNVIAKGYSKELDYLRDLMSSSQDSIEKLCLKERNCTGIGSLKISFNRIFGYYIEIRNAYKNKVPSRWIRKQTLANSERYISEELKEYEAKVLGIEKKIFSLEKEIFNKLILHLSGFIKIMQENARNIACIDVFHSFSICSSVNNYIRPVLDESFDLEIFKGRHPIIENIGKTYIVNDIILNRVYQQILMITGPNMAGKSAILRQTALIVLMAHIGSYVSAKSAKIGIIDKIFSRVGASDNISLGESTFMVEMSETANILNNFSDRSLIIFDEIGRGTSTYDGISIAWAITEFLHKHVKRPKTLFATHFHELSEMSRFFKRIKNFNVSVKEIDGKVVFLYKLIQGESEHSYGIHVAKMAGVPFLVIQRATEIFNFQLKFFKDKTLESIRDNLLKIDLNLFSPVEALIKLHEFKKMIKMRE; encoded by the coding sequence GTGAAAACAAATGAAGATAAAAATACCCCACTTCTTAAGCAGTATTATGCTATAAAATCAAGATATACAGATGCATTATTACTCTTTAGAGTGGGGGATTTTTACGAAGCTTTAGCAGAAGATGCTATTAAATGTTCTCAAATACTTAATATTGCTTTGACAAAACGTTCTAATATTGATTTAGCTGGATTTCCATATCATTCCATTGACTCTTATCTACCAAAACTTGTTAGAGCTGGTTTTCGTGTAGCTATTTGTGATCAGTTAGAAGAATCTCAGTCTAATTCTCTTCTAAAAAGAGATGTTACAGAATTAGTTACCCCATCTCTAGCGTTAAACGATCAAATCTTTGATTCTCGTACTAACAATTTTTTAATCTCTCTTTTCTGGGAAAGAGAGAAGGGTGGAGCTGCATTATTGGATATTTCTTCTGGAGAATTTTTTCTTTTAGAGAATTCCACAAAACATTTAAATGATTTAGTGAAACGTTTTCAGCCAAATGAAATTATTTACCCAAAAAAATTTAAAAATATATTTAATATTGTTTTTGGGGTAGAGTATAGGAATTATGCTATGTTTGATTGGGTTTTTGAATATAACGCAGCTTACGAAAAACTGACTCGTCTCTTTCAAATAAAATCTCTTAAAGGGTTCGGAATTGAAAATTTATCTTTAGGGATCTCAGCTGCTGGAGCTGTTTTACAGTATCTTTCTGATACTCACCATCATTGCCTTGAACATATATCTTCTATTAACCAAATGGAAGAAGAAAAACATATATGGTTAGATGATTTTACTTTGAGAAATCTTGAAATAGTAAAATCTCTTAACGATAAAGGTTTGTCACTAATTGATATTCTTGATAAAACAGTATCTACAACAGGAGCTAGGCTACTGAAAAGGTGGATTTTATTTCCGCTGAAAAATATTTCAAAAATTGAAGAAAGACATAATGCCGTATTTGAATTTTTGGATAAAAAAAACATCTCTTCAAGAATCTTTGATCAACTTAAAAGAATATCGGACGTGGAAAGACTCACCTTTAAAATTTCTTCTAAACGTATCTCACCTAGAGAGGTAATCGTTTTGCATAAATCTTTGGTAGCAATTTCTACAATTAAAAAAATTTTTTCAAATGAAAAATCATCTGTATTTAAAATTTTAGCTGAAAAACTCCATTCTTGGAATGGAGTTAACGACATAATTATGAAAACACTTTCTTCTGATCCTCCTTATCAAATTAATAAGGGAAATGTTATCGCAAAAGGTTATTCTAAAGAGCTAGATTATTTACGTGACTTGATGTCTTCAAGTCAAGATTCTATTGAAAAACTTTGCTTAAAAGAGCGTAACTGTACAGGTATTGGAAGTTTGAAAATTTCTTTCAACAGAATCTTTGGGTATTATATAGAAATCAGAAATGCATATAAAAATAAAGTTCCGAGTAGATGGATTCGTAAACAAACCTTAGCAAATTCTGAACGATATATTAGCGAAGAGCTAAAAGAGTATGAGGCTAAAGTTTTGGGAATTGAAAAAAAAATCTTTTCCTTAGAAAAGGAGATTTTTAATAAATTAATTCTCCATCTTTCTGGATTTATAAAAATTATGCAAGAAAACGCAAGAAATATAGCTTGTATTGATGTTTTTCATTCTTTTTCTATTTGTTCGTCTGTAAATAATTACATCAGGCCAGTATTAGACGAATCTTTTGATTTAGAAATTTTTAAGGGAAGACATCCTATAATTGAAAATATTGGTAAAACTTATATAGTTAATGACATTATTCTTAATAGAGTTTATCAACAGATTTTAATGATTACAGGGCCTAATATGGCTGGAAAATCTGCGATCCTTCGGCAAACAGCATTGATTGTTCTAATGGCACATATTGGAAGTTATGTTTCGGCTAAAAGTGCTAAAATTGGTATAATAGACAAAATTTTTAGTAGAGTTGGAGCTTCTGATAATATCTCTCTCGGAGAATCAACTTTCATGGTTGAAATGAGTGAAACTGCAAATATTTTGAACAATTTTTCAGATAGAAGCTTGATAATTTTTGACGAAATTGGAAGAGGGACAAGTACTTATGATGGAATATCCATTGCTTGGGCGATAACGGAATTTCTCCATAAGCATGTTAAAAGACCTAAAACTTTATTTGCTACACATTTCCATGAATTAAGTGAAATGTCTAGATTTTTTAAAAGAATTAAAAATTTTAATGTTTCCGTAAAGGAAATAGATGGAAAAGTAGTTTTCTTGTATAAACTTATACAAGGAGAAAGCGAACACAGTTATGGTATTCACGTTGCAAAAATGGCTGGAGTTCCCTTTCTCGTAATTCAACGAGCTACTGAAATTTTCAACTTTCAATTAAAGTTTTTTAAAGATAAAACTCTTGAATCCATAAGAGATAATCTTCTAAAGATAGATTTGAATCTTTTCTCTCCTGTAGAGGCATTAATAAAACTGCATGAGTTTAAAAAAATGATAAAAATGCGAGAGTAG
- a CDS encoding SufE family protein, with protein MNLKRIDELSYMSIVEREIIGEFSHFSNWEERYEHIINIGKSLTKMEERSEDKLIGGCQSKVWIGAYLRNGNIILRADSDAILPSGIAALMSRVYSDKYPKEIIPAKINFIYHIGLNELISPIRTNGMFSMINKIKFYAKILQKIWP; from the coding sequence ATGAATCTAAAAAGGATAGATGAATTAAGTTATATGAGTATAGTGGAAAGAGAAATAATAGGAGAATTTTCCCACTTTTCAAATTGGGAAGAACGATATGAACATATTATAAATATTGGTAAATCACTTACAAAAATGGAAGAACGAAGTGAAGATAAGCTAATAGGAGGATGCCAATCTAAAGTTTGGATTGGCGCATATTTAAGAAATGGCAATATAATTTTACGAGCTGATAGTGATGCTATTTTACCTAGTGGAATTGCTGCTTTGATGAGTAGAGTTTATTCAGATAAATATCCCAAAGAAATTATACCTGCAAAAATAAATTTTATTTATCATATTGGACTGAATGAGTTAATCTCCCCTATTAGAACTAATGGAATGTTCTCTATGATTAACAAAATTAAATTTTATGCAAAGATTCTTCAGAAGATATGGCCATAA